In Arthrobacter sp. MN05-02, one genomic interval encodes:
- a CDS encoding MFS transporter, with translation MRGRFPAGVPRSYILLAGIGLVALTLRGPIVAVAPVVDRIQADLGFSPALLGLLTSIPVLCFSLAAPLASLAARRWGAEFAVTLTILGVLAGVLVRSAGGPVLVVSGTVVIGLAITVGNIAVPLIVRRDFPPSRQGTAMGIYTAALNIGSFLTSVVTAPLAGLAGWRVALAAVAVLAVAAVAVWALAVGPRTAFSASAEDGGDTTLPPVRGSGWITAGLTAGFATQAFSYYGLTAWLPSYLHDELGMSVAEAGAGSSIFQILAIVGGLGVPFAARFLSTTAVAVTVGVLWTSVPAGLLLAPQLWWFWSVCGGIAQGEGITVIFIAIIRLARDQASAGRMSAVVQGSGYCLAAAAPPLLGFVHDASGSWTPALLVLLASVLIFLVSTTGSVRRVPKNR, from the coding sequence ATGAGGGGCCGGTTCCCCGCCGGGGTTCCCAGAAGCTACATCCTGCTCGCCGGCATCGGCCTGGTGGCCCTCACCCTCAGGGGCCCCATCGTGGCGGTCGCTCCGGTGGTGGATCGGATCCAGGCGGACCTGGGCTTCTCGCCCGCCCTGCTGGGACTGCTCACCAGCATCCCGGTCCTGTGCTTCTCCCTCGCGGCACCACTCGCGTCCCTGGCCGCCAGGAGATGGGGTGCCGAGTTCGCGGTGACGCTGACCATCCTCGGCGTGCTGGCGGGTGTCCTGGTGCGTTCCGCAGGCGGCCCCGTGCTCGTGGTGTCCGGCACGGTGGTGATCGGCCTTGCGATCACGGTGGGCAACATCGCGGTGCCGCTGATCGTCCGGCGGGATTTCCCGCCCTCGCGGCAGGGGACGGCGATGGGGATCTACACCGCCGCGTTGAACATCGGGTCCTTCCTCACCTCGGTGGTGACGGCGCCGCTCGCCGGGCTGGCCGGATGGCGGGTCGCGCTCGCCGCGGTCGCGGTCCTCGCCGTCGCGGCGGTAGCGGTCTGGGCCCTGGCGGTGGGGCCGAGGACCGCCTTCTCGGCGTCGGCCGAGGACGGCGGCGACACGACGCTGCCGCCCGTCCGTGGCTCCGGATGGATCACTGCCGGGTTGACCGCAGGCTTCGCCACGCAGGCTTTCTCCTACTACGGGCTGACGGCCTGGCTGCCGAGCTACCTGCATGACGAACTCGGCATGTCCGTCGCCGAAGCCGGTGCCGGATCGTCGATCTTCCAGATCCTCGCCATCGTGGGCGGCCTCGGGGTGCCGTTCGCCGCCCGGTTCCTGAGTACGACGGCGGTGGCCGTCACCGTCGGCGTGCTGTGGACGTCCGTCCCGGCCGGACTGCTCCTGGCGCCGCAGTTGTGGTGGTTCTGGTCCGTCTGTGGCGGCATCGCCCAGGGCGAGGGCATCACGGTGATCTTCATCGCCATCATCCGGCTGGCCCGCGACCAGGCATCGGCCGGTCGCATGTCGGCGGTCGTGCAGGGATCGGGCTATTGCCTGGCGGCAGCAGCGCCTCCCCTGCTCGGTTTCGTGCACGACGCCTCGGGATCCTGGACACCGGCACTCCTGGTTCTGCTGGCGTCCGTGCTGATCTTCCTCGTCAGCACCACAGGTTCGGTCCGGCGGGTGCCGAAGAACCGCTGA
- a CDS encoding SGNH hydrolase: MAGRFVAIGDSFTEGVGDWNAAFPNGVRGWADRVAKQLGRQDPEWEYANLAIRSKRLHHVRDEQVDRALALKPTLVSLYAGGNDILELRIDMAALMRAYEAMVARIAGAGARPLLFTGFDIPLSPVFEPMKRRNWLYNDHVRRIARTYDAVLVDYWCFDEYSDPGLWDADRLHMSPAGHRNLAAHVLRSLGIDHSLTPRLPDREEYAGLVAGLRRETIWLGEWVVPMFGRRLRRVTLGDDLQPRWPDPVRPADGLKRLARARSPGRT; the protein is encoded by the coding sequence ATGGCGGGACGGTTCGTGGCGATCGGTGATTCCTTCACGGAGGGCGTGGGCGACTGGAACGCCGCCTTCCCCAACGGTGTCCGGGGGTGGGCCGATCGCGTCGCCAAGCAGTTGGGACGCCAGGACCCGGAGTGGGAGTACGCCAACCTCGCGATCCGGAGCAAGCGCCTGCACCACGTCCGCGACGAGCAGGTGGACCGGGCGCTCGCGCTGAAGCCCACGCTCGTCAGTCTCTACGCCGGCGGCAACGACATCCTCGAACTCCGCATCGACATGGCCGCCCTCATGCGGGCATACGAGGCGATGGTGGCGCGCATCGCCGGAGCCGGAGCGCGCCCGCTCCTCTTCACCGGGTTCGACATCCCGCTGAGCCCCGTCTTCGAGCCGATGAAGCGGCGCAACTGGCTGTACAACGACCACGTGCGGCGCATCGCGCGCACCTACGACGCCGTGCTGGTGGACTACTGGTGCTTCGACGAGTACTCGGACCCGGGCCTGTGGGACGCCGACCGCCTGCACATGTCGCCGGCCGGCCACCGGAACCTCGCCGCCCATGTCCTGCGGTCCCTCGGCATCGATCACTCGCTGACCCCGCGCCTTCCCGACCGCGAGGAGTACGCGGGGCTCGTGGCCGGACTGCGCCGCGAGACGATTTGGCTGGGGGAGTGGGTGGTGCCGATGTTCGGCCGTCGCCTGCGGAGGGTCACCCTCGGTGACGACCTGCAACCGCGGTGGCCGGACCCCGTGCGGCCCGCGGACGGCCTCAAGCGCCTGGCCCGTGCCCGGTCGCCGGGTCGCACGTAG
- a CDS encoding NAD(P)-dependent oxidoreductase, protein MEHRIAVTGSTGTVGGGVARMLAAERVPLVLPVRSPDRAQHLPESTVRRATYADFAASVEALAGVDVLFMVSAAEEPDRVATHRTFIDAAKEAGVQHLVYTSFLGAAPDAVFLLGRDHWYTEEHIRSSGMSWTFLRDSLYLDFVPSLAEDGVIRGPAGDGLLAAVAQADVARSAAAVLRAPVDHAGKTYHLTGPEAFTLADAAATITECTPATVRFEDQTHDQAMASRAHHGAPLWQVEAWVSTYTAIARGELAEVSPDVERLTGRRPLGLRELLAAGG, encoded by the coding sequence ATGGAGCATCGCATCGCAGTCACAGGCTCGACCGGCACGGTGGGCGGCGGCGTCGCCCGGATGCTCGCCGCCGAACGGGTACCGCTCGTCCTGCCCGTCCGGTCCCCGGACCGGGCGCAGCACCTGCCCGAGTCCACCGTCCGGCGCGCGACCTATGCGGACTTCGCCGCGTCGGTCGAGGCCCTCGCAGGGGTCGATGTCCTCTTCATGGTGTCAGCCGCCGAGGAACCGGACCGGGTGGCGACACACCGCACCTTCATCGATGCGGCGAAGGAGGCAGGGGTGCAGCACCTCGTCTACACCTCGTTCCTCGGTGCCGCCCCGGATGCCGTGTTCCTCCTCGGACGCGACCACTGGTACACGGAGGAGCACATCCGCAGCTCGGGCATGTCCTGGACCTTCCTCCGCGACAGCCTCTACCTCGACTTCGTCCCTTCCCTCGCGGAGGACGGCGTCATCCGCGGTCCGGCCGGCGACGGCCTGCTCGCCGCCGTCGCGCAGGCCGACGTCGCACGTTCCGCCGCCGCGGTGTTGCGAGCTCCCGTCGACCACGCGGGGAAGACGTACCACCTGACGGGACCCGAGGCCTTCACCCTGGCGGACGCCGCGGCGACCATCACGGAGTGCACACCCGCGACCGTCCGCTTCGAGGACCAGACCCACGACCAGGCGATGGCGTCCCGCGCCCACCACGGGGCACCGCTGTGGCAGGTCGAAGCCTGGGTCAGCACGTATACCGCCATCGCCCGCGGCGAGCTGGCGGAGGTCTCGCCCGACGTCGAGCGCCTCACCGGGCGCCGGCCCCTCGGCCTGCGCGAGCTCCTCGCGGCGGGGGGCTAG
- a CDS encoding fatty acid desaturase: MSVTAAPRTVRISRPNDVVASYSVLLKQVRKEGLLNRRRRFYVSVSAVLALAMGAAWTGFALLGDTWFQLLVAAVLGVVLTQVAFLAHEASHRQIFKTRGANDWSGRILAAGVVGISYAWWMDKHTRHHNDPNTRGKDPDIEVDTISFLEEDAAKARGIQAWITRRQGYLFFPLLTMEGINLHARSISTLFARRPTKGRWVELALLGARFGAYLGILFWFLPVGMAFAFLGVQLAVFGIYMGASFAPNHKGMPVVPKDSKLDFFQKQVLTSRNIRGGSFVNNAFGGLNFQIEHHLFPDMPRPHLRRAAVIVKEHCERLRVPYTEVGVAASYGAVVSYLNRVGLAARDPFDCPMVNRFRRP, translated from the coding sequence ATGAGCGTTACCGCCGCCCCGCGCACCGTCCGCATCTCCAGGCCGAACGATGTCGTCGCCTCCTACTCCGTCCTGCTGAAGCAGGTCCGCAAGGAAGGCCTCCTGAACCGCCGACGGCGCTTCTACGTCTCGGTGTCCGCCGTCCTCGCCCTGGCCATGGGTGCGGCCTGGACGGGTTTCGCGCTCCTGGGCGACACCTGGTTCCAGCTCCTCGTGGCAGCCGTGCTCGGTGTCGTCCTCACGCAGGTCGCGTTCCTTGCGCACGAGGCCTCGCACCGCCAGATCTTCAAGACCCGCGGCGCGAACGACTGGTCCGGCCGCATCCTGGCCGCCGGCGTCGTCGGCATCAGCTACGCCTGGTGGATGGACAAGCACACCCGCCACCACAACGACCCGAACACCCGCGGCAAGGACCCGGACATCGAGGTGGACACCATCTCGTTCCTCGAGGAGGACGCCGCCAAGGCCCGTGGCATCCAGGCCTGGATCACGCGCCGCCAGGGCTACCTGTTCTTCCCCCTCCTCACCATGGAGGGCATCAACCTGCACGCCCGTTCCATCAGCACCCTGTTCGCCCGCCGCCCCACCAAGGGCCGCTGGGTCGAGCTCGCGCTCCTCGGCGCCCGGTTCGGCGCCTACCTGGGCATCCTGTTCTGGTTCCTGCCGGTCGGCATGGCCTTCGCGTTCCTCGGCGTCCAGCTCGCCGTGTTCGGCATCTACATGGGGGCCAGCTTCGCCCCCAACCACAAGGGCATGCCCGTGGTCCCGAAGGACAGCAAGCTGGACTTCTTCCAGAAGCAGGTCCTCACCTCACGCAACATCCGCGGCGGCTCCTTCGTCAACAACGCCTTCGGCGGCCTCAACTTCCAGATCGAGCACCACCTCTTCCCGGACATGCCGCGCCCGCACCTGCGCCGCGCCGCCGTGATCGTGAAGGAGCATTGCGAGCGGCTGCGCGTGCCGTACACCGAGGTCGGCGTGGCCGCGTCCTACGGGGCCGTGGTGTCCTACCTGAACCGCGTGGGACTCGCCGCGCGGGATCCGTTCGACTGCCCCATGGTCAACCGCTTCCGCAGGCCCTAG
- a CDS encoding RNA polymerase sigma factor yields MAPPGPDWTRELDLEFSAGDEGAMAAAYRRFSPLVHTIALRSTGDRATAADITQDVFVRAWRFRSSFDPESGTVPGWILGICRNVVLDSLSAKGRQQQLVMHAVATPETGLTRDHGIDTITDRVVLTSELELLGEPQSSILKLAFYEDLTHQQIAARLDLPLGTVKSHIRRSLVHLRHRLGEWNAAS; encoded by the coding sequence GTGGCACCTCCGGGCCCCGACTGGACGAGGGAGCTCGATCTCGAGTTCTCTGCAGGAGACGAGGGTGCCATGGCGGCTGCCTACCGTCGTTTCTCGCCCCTCGTCCACACGATCGCGCTCAGATCGACGGGAGACCGGGCGACGGCTGCGGACATCACGCAGGACGTGTTCGTCAGGGCCTGGCGCTTCAGGAGCAGCTTCGACCCGGAGTCCGGCACGGTACCGGGATGGATCCTGGGGATCTGCAGGAACGTCGTCCTCGACTCCCTGTCGGCGAAGGGCAGGCAGCAGCAATTGGTGATGCACGCGGTGGCAACCCCCGAGACCGGCCTCACCAGGGATCACGGGATTGATACGATCACTGACCGGGTGGTCCTGACGTCCGAACTCGAACTGCTCGGCGAGCCGCAGAGTTCGATCCTCAAGCTCGCCTTCTACGAGGACCTGACGCACCAGCAGATCGCGGCCCGCCTGGATCTTCCCCTGGGCACCGTCAAGAGCCACATACGGAGAAGCCTCGTGCACCTGCGGCACCGATTGGGGGAATGGAATGCAGCATCTTGA